In Atribacterota bacterium, one DNA window encodes the following:
- a CDS encoding S4 domain-containing protein, whose amino-acid sequence MRIDKYFKLSRIIKRRTEAKKACDSQSVFINDRIAKAGDSIKPQDRIRINFRNKILVIEVLEIPSGNVSISRSSELYRVIREEIIPFD is encoded by the coding sequence TTGCGAATAGATAAATATTTTAAATTAAGTAGAATTATTAAAAGAAGAACTGAAGCAAAAAAAGCATGTGACAGTCAAAGTGTTTTTATAAATGATAGAATAGCAAAGGCTGGCGATAGCATTAAACCTCAGGACAGAATAAGAATAAATTTCAGGAATAAAATATTAGTAATTGAAGTACTGGAAATACCAAGTGGAAATGTATCTATTTCCCGATCTTCTGAGTTATATAGGGTTATTAGAGAAGAAATAATTCCCTTTGATTAA
- the mgtE gene encoding magnesium transporter yields MDEKILIEKIKKLLDEKKLTELKEIVEDLHPNDFSDITEELTTEQIIEIFKQIEDKEKVAEYISELNTELQSELLNAMSKRQASEILEEMDTDEAVDILGEIPPEESRELLDLMPAEEAEEIKELMKYGENTSGSVMNNEFVTLFEYMTVEQAINRIREMSPEAEIIYYVYVLDKRDRLIGVLSLRDLIVADTKSKISAIMEEDVISVLDVEDREVAAKVISDYDFLAIPVINKKGMMVGIITVDDIIDVLEEEVTEDIHKMVGSAEFYEDKLIKATPLTRAKARLPWLLVCMVGEIISGSVIEFHSGILEVVVALAFFIPIIMAMGGNVGAQSSTITVRGLATGQLRLDELWKNIWTETKVGFFIGITIGVMISILTYFWQNDYILGLTIGLSLCVTVIAAATVGTFLPLVFTKLNIDPAVATGPFITTAVDVGSLIIYFSLGTYLFTHLGNI; encoded by the coding sequence ATGGATGAAAAGATTCTTATAGAAAAAATCAAAAAATTGTTAGATGAGAAAAAGTTAACAGAATTAAAAGAGATAGTAGAAGACCTGCATCCCAATGATTTCAGTGACATTACTGAAGAACTTACTACTGAACAGATCATAGAGATATTTAAGCAAATTGAAGATAAAGAAAAGGTTGCAGAATATATATCTGAACTGAACACCGAATTGCAATCTGAATTACTCAATGCCATGAGTAAAAGGCAAGCCTCTGAAATTTTAGAAGAAATGGATACAGATGAAGCAGTAGATATCTTAGGAGAAATCCCTCCAGAAGAATCGCGTGAACTTCTCGATTTAATGCCTGCAGAGGAAGCCGAAGAGATTAAAGAGCTAATGAAATATGGTGAAAATACCTCCGGGAGTGTTATGAATAACGAGTTTGTAACACTTTTTGAGTATATGACCGTGGAACAGGCAATAAATCGTATTCGGGAAATGAGCCCGGAAGCAGAAATAATTTATTATGTTTATGTCTTAGACAAAAGAGATAGATTGATTGGCGTTTTGTCTTTAAGAGATTTAATTGTAGCTGATACCAAGAGTAAAATATCTGCAATTATGGAAGAAGATGTGATTAGCGTTTTGGATGTTGAAGATAGAGAGGTTGCCGCAAAGGTTATATCAGATTATGACTTCCTGGCTATACCAGTAATTAACAAAAAAGGCATGATGGTAGGGATAATTACTGTTGATGATATAATTGACGTTTTGGAAGAAGAAGTTACTGAAGATATTCACAAGATGGTAGGTTCTGCTGAATTCTATGAAGATAAATTAATTAAAGCTACCCCGTTGACCAGGGCTAAGGCTAGATTGCCATGGCTTTTAGTTTGCATGGTTGGTGAAATTATCTCCGGTTCAGTTATTGAATTTCATTCTGGAATTTTAGAAGTGGTGGTAGCACTTGCTTTCTTTATCCCAATTATCATGGCTATGGGAGGAAATGTAGGGGCTCAATCTTCTACTATAACAGTCAGAGGATTGGCGACCGGTCAGCTCCGCTTGGACGAATTATGGAAAAATATCTGGACAGAAACAAAAGTAGGATTTTTTATTGGAATTACTATTGGTGTGATGATATCAATATTGACATATTTTTGGCAGAATGATTATATTTTAGGTTTGACTATTGGCTTATCATTATGTGTAACAGTAATTGCTGCAGCAACAGTAGGAACATTTTTACCTTTAGTATTTACGAAATTAAATATTGATCCTGCAGTAGCAACCGGACCATTTATTACCACTGCGGTTGATGTTGGCAGTTTAATTATATACTTCAGTTTGGGTACTTATTTATTTACCCATTTGGGGAACATTTAA